In a single window of the Acidimicrobiia bacterium genome:
- a CDS encoding aminopeptidase P family protein, whose protein sequence is MFAQRIEKARLLMAAQGVDALLLSLGADLPYFCGYEAMPLERLTMLVVPKEGMPQLLVPILEAPRVAEHPEVFGLLPWSDGQDAVALAAGLIKGAKKVAVGDQMWAGFLVDLVAALPGTEFCRASAVTAPIRMVKDAAEIAALRQAGAAVDRIIADLQAGLVPLVGRTEADVAAEIARRIRTEGHYKVNFTIVASGPNAASPHHDPTDRVIQHGENVLFDIGGTMAGPNGVGYCSDITRCVHIGEPPTEFAELYAVLHASHAAGVAAATVGTPCQDVDAAARKVIADAGLGEFFIHRTGHGIGVEAHEHPNMVAGNLLPLAAGHAFSVEPGIYVPGKWGARLEDILVATPDGPDAMNLVDHGLAVVEG, encoded by the coding sequence GTGTTTGCACAACGGATAGAAAAAGCTCGGTTGTTGATGGCCGCTCAAGGTGTTGATGCACTGCTTTTATCTTTGGGCGCTGACCTGCCTTATTTTTGTGGCTACGAGGCCATGCCGTTGGAGCGTCTCACCATGTTGGTGGTGCCCAAAGAAGGGATGCCGCAGTTACTGGTGCCAATTTTGGAGGCTCCTCGGGTGGCTGAACACCCTGAGGTGTTTGGCTTGTTGCCTTGGAGCGACGGCCAAGATGCGGTGGCCTTGGCGGCTGGGCTGATCAAAGGGGCAAAGAAAGTAGCGGTGGGCGATCAAATGTGGGCCGGGTTTCTGGTTGATTTGGTGGCTGCTTTGCCAGGGACAGAGTTTTGTCGAGCTTCGGCGGTGACGGCCCCCATTCGCATGGTCAAAGACGCCGCAGAAATTGCAGCCTTGCGTCAGGCCGGTGCGGCGGTAGATCGTATTATTGCTGACTTGCAAGCTGGTTTGGTGCCGTTGGTGGGCCGCACCGAGGCCGATGTGGCCGCAGAGATTGCCCGCCGGATTCGCACGGAGGGCCATTACAAAGTCAACTTCACCATTGTGGCTTCGGGCCCTAATGCAGCCAGCCCGCATCACGACCCGACCGACCGGGTGATCCAACATGGCGAAAACGTGCTTTTTGATATTGGCGGCACCATGGCGGGCCCCAACGGGGTGGGGTATTGCTCAGACATCACCCGGTGCGTGCACATTGGTGAACCACCGACTGAGTTTGCTGAGCTTTATGCCGTGTTGCATGCTTCGCATGCCGCCGGGGTGGCGGCAGCCACCGTAGGGACCCCTTGTCAAGACGTTGATGCGGCGGCCCGAAAAGTTATTGCCGATGCAGGCTTGGGGGAGTTTTTTATTCACCGCACCGGCCACGGCATTGGCGTGGAGGCGCACGAGCACCCCAACATGGTGGCCGGCAACTTGTTGCCTTTGGCCGCCGGTCACGCTTTTTCGGTGGAACCGGGTATTTATGTGCCCGGCAAATGGGGGGCCCGCCTCGAAGACATTTTGGTGGCCACCCCTGATGGCCCCGATGCCATGAACTTGGTGGATCACGGCCTTGCCGTAGTAGAGGGCTAG